One Psychrosphaera aestuarii DNA window includes the following coding sequences:
- a CDS encoding exodeoxyribonuclease VII small subunit → MTTPKNLTFETAITELETIVNQLESGDLELEQSLALFERGIELTRLSQSRLQEAEQKVQILMEKQGNLELQPFNENVGQDD, encoded by the coding sequence ATGACTACTCCGAAAAATTTAACGTTTGAAACTGCGATAACTGAGCTGGAAACAATAGTAAACCAACTTGAATCTGGTGACTTAGAACTAGAGCAATCGTTAGCGCTTTTTGAACGAGGTATCGAACTAACACGTTTAAGCCAAAGTCGTTTGCAAGAAGCTGAACAAAAGGTTCAAATTTTAATGGAAAAGCAAGGTAATTTAGAGCTTCAGCCATTTAATGAAAATGTTGGCCAGGACGACTAA
- the ispA gene encoding (2E,6E)-farnesyl diphosphate synthase codes for MTIQNVIIDTQQRIESVLQSFLAESSISDSKLKEAMRYSLLLGGKRVRPFLVYSTGEILGANPKDLDASAAAIESIHTYSLIHDDLPAMDDDELRRGKPTCHKQYDEATAILAGDALQSFAFEILTGHSFQGTNISNQLALVSLVASSASQMCAGQSIDLENTNNANVSIEHLENMHKLKTGALIKASVLAGAICANATSAQIQALGQYADAIGLAFQVWDDILDITSDTETLGKPQGSDEQSNKSTYPALLGLDQAKIKAQQLIDEANLALTKIDADTSTLSQLAQYIIERDH; via the coding sequence ATGACTATTCAAAACGTCATTATTGATACGCAACAACGAATTGAAAGCGTCCTACAGAGCTTTTTAGCTGAGTCGAGTATTTCAGACTCAAAATTAAAAGAGGCAATGCGTTATTCGTTGCTGCTTGGTGGCAAACGAGTTCGACCTTTTTTAGTGTATAGCACAGGTGAAATCTTAGGCGCTAACCCAAAGGATTTAGATGCCTCAGCGGCTGCAATCGAATCAATTCATACGTACAGCTTAATTCATGACGACTTACCAGCAATGGACGATGATGAGCTTAGGCGTGGCAAGCCGACATGTCATAAACAATATGATGAGGCTACGGCTATCCTAGCAGGCGATGCACTACAGTCATTTGCATTTGAGATCCTGACCGGACATAGTTTTCAAGGCACAAATATTTCCAACCAACTCGCGCTTGTGAGCTTGGTTGCATCATCAGCGTCTCAAATGTGTGCTGGCCAAAGTATCGACTTAGAAAATACTAACAATGCTAATGTGTCTATCGAACACTTAGAAAATATGCATAAACTAAAAACAGGTGCTTTAATAAAGGCATCAGTTCTTGCAGGCGCTATTTGCGCTAATGCAACATCCGCTCAAATACAAGCCTTAGGTCAATATGCTGATGCTATTGGATTAGCATTTCAAGTTTGGGATGATATTCTAGACATTACGTCGGACACCGAAACGTTAGGAAAACCGCAAGGCTCTGATGAGCAATCAAATAAGTCGACCTATCCTGCATTGTTAGGACTAGATCAAGCAAAAATTAAAGCACAGCAATTGATTGATGAAGCAAATTTAGCATTAACGAAAATTGATGCTGACACTTCAACATTAAGTCAATTGGCGCAATACATCATTGAAAGAGATCATTAG